The following are from one region of the Nocardioides marmotae genome:
- a CDS encoding DNA recombination protein RmuC codes for MQTVTLFLALAVGLALGALVGVLWARSRPAVVEGALESAEVMQGLDRLSDQLRHLDLQREGWTGRLHQQVDDLRRETQSLATALRKPQVRGRWGELHLRRAVELAGLVDRCDFTEQVRLEDGALRPDLVVNLVGGRRVVVDAKVPLDAYLDASSADDDTQRRHHLARHARQLRTHVDQLGSKAYWRSLPETPEFVVLFVPAESFLAAALETDGGLLEHAAAKQVVLASPTTLIALLRTVAHGWTHEALADQAREIHRLGRDLHTRLGTFGGHLDSVGRSLNAAVGHYNAAVGSLETRVLVAARRFTDLAVTEDELPAPRAVELRAVDRRAAPDDADRGPTVA; via the coding sequence ATGCAGACGGTGACGTTGTTCCTCGCGCTCGCGGTCGGGCTCGCGCTCGGCGCGCTGGTCGGCGTGCTGTGGGCGCGGTCGCGACCGGCGGTGGTCGAGGGCGCGCTGGAGTCCGCGGAGGTGATGCAGGGCCTGGACCGGCTCAGCGACCAGCTGCGCCACCTCGACCTCCAGCGCGAGGGCTGGACCGGGCGGCTGCACCAGCAGGTCGACGACCTGCGCCGCGAGACCCAGTCGCTGGCGACCGCGCTGCGCAAGCCGCAGGTGCGCGGCCGGTGGGGCGAGCTGCACCTGCGCCGGGCCGTGGAGCTGGCCGGCCTGGTCGACCGGTGCGACTTCACCGAGCAGGTCCGGCTGGAGGACGGCGCGCTGCGGCCCGACCTCGTCGTCAACCTGGTCGGCGGCCGGCGGGTGGTCGTGGACGCCAAGGTGCCGCTCGACGCCTACCTCGACGCGAGCTCCGCCGACGACGACACCCAGCGCCGCCACCACCTGGCCCGGCACGCCCGCCAGCTGCGCACCCACGTCGACCAGCTCGGCTCCAAGGCCTACTGGCGCTCGCTGCCGGAGACCCCGGAGTTCGTCGTCCTCTTCGTGCCGGCCGAGTCGTTCCTCGCCGCCGCGCTCGAGACCGACGGCGGGCTGCTCGAGCACGCCGCCGCCAAGCAGGTCGTGCTCGCCTCCCCCACCACGCTGATCGCGCTGCTGCGCACCGTCGCCCACGGCTGGACCCACGAGGCGCTGGCCGACCAGGCCCGGGAGATCCACCGGCTCGGGCGCGACCTGCACACCCGGCTCGGCACCTTCGGCGGCCACCTCGACTCCGTCGGCCGCTCGCTCAACGCCGCCGTCGGGCACTACAACGCCGCGGTCGGCTCGCTGGAGACCCGGGTGCTCGTCGCGGCCCGCCGGTTCACCGATCTCGCGGTCACCGAGGACGAGCTGCCCGCCCCGCGCGCGGTCGAGCTGCGGGCGGTGGACCGGCGTGCCGCCCCCGACGACGCCGACCGCGGCCCTACCGTGGCCTGA
- a CDS encoding L-threonylcarbamoyladenylate synthase — MARFVDIHPDNPQPRLLQQVVDALNDDALIAYPTDSGYALGCRVGNRDGRDRILRIRGLDDRHHFTLVCRDFSQLGQLVHVDNAAFRAIRAATPGPYTFILPGMPEVPRRLLHPKKKTVGVRIPDHVFVQALLEKLGEPLLSSTLILPGETEARTMGWEIKEELDNDVDVVVECGETPSEPTTVINWSDGVPEVVRRGAGDPDRFES; from the coding sequence GTGGCCCGTTTCGTCGACATCCACCCCGACAACCCCCAGCCCCGCCTGCTCCAGCAGGTGGTGGACGCGTTGAACGACGACGCGCTGATCGCCTACCCGACCGACTCCGGGTACGCCCTCGGCTGCCGGGTGGGCAACCGCGACGGCCGCGACCGCATCCTGCGCATCCGCGGTCTCGACGACCGGCACCACTTCACGCTGGTGTGCCGTGACTTCTCCCAGCTCGGCCAGCTCGTCCACGTCGACAACGCGGCGTTCCGGGCGATCCGTGCCGCGACGCCGGGGCCGTACACCTTCATCCTCCCCGGCATGCCCGAGGTGCCGCGGCGGCTGCTGCACCCGAAGAAGAAGACCGTCGGCGTGCGGATCCCCGACCACGTCTTCGTCCAGGCGCTGCTGGAGAAGCTCGGCGAGCCGCTGCTCTCCAGCACCCTGATCCTCCCCGGCGAGACCGAGGCCCGGACCATGGGCTGGGAGATCAAGGAGGAGCTCGACAACGACGTCGACGTCGTCGTCGAGTGCGGCGAGACCCCGTCGGAGCCGACCACGGTCATCAACTGGTCCGACGGCGTCCCCGAGGTCGTACGCCGCGGCGCCGGCGACCCCGACCGCTTCGAGTCCTGA
- a CDS encoding DUF6542 domain-containing protein encodes MERARTVWEEGREPAFAVVALGLAVALTAVVLDVWLFGDVGLLFDLAFVALCVALALRVRPADFFVVGVLPPLLMLVVFVLLGSTRPDTIAEPHDGAVQAVVSGLSTHSAALVSGYLLCLACLFVRQRVLTANGQPTDLLGS; translated from the coding sequence GTGGAGCGTGCCAGGACGGTGTGGGAGGAGGGCCGCGAGCCCGCCTTCGCGGTCGTCGCGCTCGGCCTCGCCGTCGCGCTGACGGCGGTCGTCCTCGACGTCTGGCTCTTCGGCGACGTGGGGCTGCTCTTCGACCTCGCCTTCGTCGCCCTGTGCGTGGCGCTCGCCCTGCGGGTGCGGCCCGCGGACTTCTTCGTCGTCGGCGTGCTCCCCCCGCTGCTCATGCTCGTGGTCTTCGTCCTGCTCGGCAGCACCCGCCCCGACACGATCGCCGAGCCCCACGACGGCGCGGTCCAGGCGGTCGTCTCCGGGTTGTCGACCCACAGCGCCGCCCTGGTGAGCGGCTACCTGCTCTGCCTGGCCTGCCTCTTCGTCCGCCAGCGCGTGCTCACCGCGAACGGCCAGCCCACGGACCTGCTCGGCTCCTGA